The DNA window CCCAGCTGACGCAATAGACATAAAAAGAACAACATCAAACATGGTGCGTGTAATTAATATTATATGTCCCCTTAATGTTACCATAGACATAAATACAACATCAAACATAACGCACATTGTTGCAATAAATAACACAACTTATTACAATTACAATAATTTGTCAAAATATTGGGTGGCCAAGATCGACCATGTCttcaaacaaaataaaaagaacaaAACATACAAATAGTAATGTGATCTCACATGACACCATGCATGGTCATAGCTGTCACAACACGGATTAGACACAAATAGAATAGAAAAACAGATATTAATTAAAGGATGTTATCGTCGTCGTCGCTGTCTGGCCAAGGGAAGATATAATTAATCTGCATATTCCCAACTTTGGCCACATTCCAGATATCATGGAACTTGTCCACGATGCCTGTCTCGTCAGCTGAAGACGATGACGTCTTGTTCCAGCAGTCCTTCTCGCAGGCTGGTGGTTTCTCGTCTTTGAACTTGGCTCTGACATCCTTAAAGGTGAGATAGGCGTTCATGTCGTCCTGCCCAGCAGGGAGATTGACCAACACCTCGGCCATTGACTTGATGTTGGTGGCGCAGGCCTTGAGGCAACTGGAAGGCTTGCCCTTTGCTGCAGCAAGCAAGGTGTCAGCAGCTCCCTTGGCCTCCGTTGTCTTATTGGCAGCAAAATGCATGCACAAGTCGGCGACCTTGCCAGCGTTATTGTAATCAACCTCCTGGATCCCAGGGATGGACTCAATCACCTTGATGCACGACTGAGAATCCGATGCTACTTGGCACCATTTCTGGTACTTTTCTGCTGTAGCTGCAGGGGCTGGGGTTGGCGCGCTACCGGAGTCGACGACCGTGGAGAGGAGCAGTAGGAGGGGGAAAAGCAGCAGGAAGCTATGAGTAGAGGAAGAAGCCATGGTGGCTAGTAGCTACTCGTTGTTGGTTGCAATGAACTCTGTATgagcatatatatataccttCTTCGGACCTTACTTATAGGTCAGTCACCGTCTATTTTTGCAGGCTTGCACTCAGAGTTTGTGGCTTAGGATGCAGCATTGACTTTGTTGGCTCTCCTTGCATCTATGCCTCTCTAGTGCATGGAGAACGACGTCATGAATGGCCGGCCTCACAAGTGTCTTTTAGCTAGTTCAAGTGCCATTTTGGGACATTATATATATTTATCGTCCAATTATAACCAACGACAGCCACATATGTATGATCCACCATGCATTTTGGATAGCTTTTTTTTTAAAGATCCGGAACATAGCTGGCATATATTACTAAGGAGAAGAGAGAATTACATGCACTAGCGGAGCAAACGGCTCCCTAGATTTGGCAGACCGCCAAGCTAGGCAAGGATACTAAAAGGACTACTCGCAATCTAGGAGTACAACAATATTAGCCACAAAAACTTGGCTCCGGAGAACAGCAACACAACCTACCTTCATCTTCTAACTAGCCAAACAAACTAGCCACCGATATCTTCTTCCATTTCAGAAAACCATCTTTcaggtgctggcaccatcccTTGATTAGCACGAACAACTCTGCACCAAACCTGAGGACATGGCAATTATGCTGAACCTGGACCCCATACAGGCACACTTATTTTTTTCGAGAACAAGGCTTAGAACACCTTGGTCTAAAACCTGCATGGAGTCATGGAGTGAGCTCCACCAAATTTCCCAGGAAGACTCAACCATCTGCTTGCACTCCCAGGCACTAACAAACTGAAGTTGGTAACTCACTCTCCCCAGACAACTCCCAACCAAACTGTCCACGCACCCAGCCACAGCCATACTAAGGATTACCCAAACCTGGCTTGACAGGTTACTGTTGGCActaatctatatctatctattctataCTATAAAAGAGCGAAGGAATTATAAAATACCTGTCACCTAAAAGCCCTCTACCCACCTAAGGTCTCCACCCTTGGATGTGTTTCAATTTTATATCTAGCGCTTGAGATAGATCTGACAGGCGCACCCTAAAGCGAGAAGGACCTTACTTATACGACGAAACACCTTTCCCTGCTGTGATCGGTTACTGATCTCTCCTCCGCTCCGTTTTTTTTTTCGCGCGCCAAACCTACCCAGAGCGTGTACCCGCGTCGGTGATTTCCTCTCCCTACGAGGCTACGAATCCTCTCCTGTGCCGTTTCCTTCGCCCATCAACAACCGCATCTTCCCACGCGCATTCACGACTCCACGAGGTTGGTGGTCGGCGCGGACTCCCTCGGCGCTAGGGCAGGCCTCCGTCTCCTCGACACCGGCTGCGGCGTCCGCGGCTATAACATCGACGACCCCATGCGCGACATCTCCACGGCGGTGCTGGTCCGCATCTACCTCGTGAAACTTTCTGCAGAATATTTCGACTGATGCCATGCAGCGATGACGAACTAAGGGGACGGTGCCACTACTGAATTACCGAGAAGCCAGCCAACAACTGATCTTGCAGTCCAAAACTTATCTACTCAGGTATAGTTAGTGGCAATAATATTGAACTAAAAAAAATTATTATCTGATTACATGTTGTGCCGTTTCAATACAATTGCATTTTTTGTGTCCGTAATTAATTATTTATTACTAGACTTGTCTTTAGAAATGATATGTTCGGGACATCAATTGTTGCTTTTATTGTACTATTGTATATATTTATATCTTGCTTCCAGACATTATATCCTGTATATAAGTTTTAGTGGCTCAAAACAATTAGTAAACTAACAGTTTAATTACACATTCAGTATTTATTTTAATTTGTCATATGGAAAGCAACGTTTGCTATATATTATTACTTGCAGACCTCCCCCATTGTAAGATATTCCTGAGTTTTGTCCCTTGATGTTATCGAATGCTTCTTTTTGTGTCCAGATTTCAGCCAGCACTCAGTAGGATCTAGGTAAGAAATCAACTTTAGCATTGGTACACTGGCTCTTGGCTGTTGCTATAGCAATTGCATAAAATAGGCCAGAATCTTTGGTTGATCCTGTTTCTGGCTGTTGCTATCACCTCTTTAAGTTTCAAGGTTCATCTGCTTATTTGTAGATTCATACCCCTCTTTTTTACAAAACAGGCAATGTACTAGAAGTAATCAAGAGGAAGATGTTAAACTTTTAGCGGAAGTAATCAAGAGGAAGATGCTTTTAGCGGTTTCATATCAATTTGAGACTCTGTAGAATGGAGAGGAAATTCCATCCAGATTGATTTGACTTTAGAAGCTTGCCTGCTTGGGCAATATTCTGGTGTTCCTATTGCTTGCCCTTTGATCTAGAGAACCTCCAACGTTCAAATTTGCAGTGACTATGCAATGTGGTTTGTCTTTTCTAGAACATTTTTGGTAAAAAGTTTGTCAGATTTGTCATTGATAAATTATTATAGATATGCAAAAACAAGCGAGCAAAAATGGACCATGTCGCAACTGAGTTATTGGACAGTTATGAAATTGCATAAATAAATAGGACCAAAAGAACCTTGATTACTATTCAATCCTTCCTCAAATTGAAGCCTACTAAATCCAGAAAGGTGTGGGGGTGAGACAGACCAGCAAGAACGTCGAAggcaagccggaggcccagtccaacttgactTCAGGACCAACGAGCAGTAAAATGGATGCCCAGGACGTATCTGGACTTCATTTTCGATGATccgcatatggatggaaagctaatttcataagctaaccaATGGATTTAGTTTGATGTCGAAATTCCATTGgagtcaatgggaatcgtcgaaacaagtcacgTTCAGAATCTGTCCCTGTACTGCGTCACCGTTTTTGGTCCATTGGGCCATGTATCGTCTTTGAGCTCATTAGGGGGGGGGGGTGTCTAGGGGGTGTGACAACCCTTAGGCattataatcagtagccaccaccctCATTAGGGGTTGGGTTTTGCTTTAGAACAATCTGTCTTCGAATAGTCATCGTTTTCGATTGTGGAACCCCACTTTCGTGatcttaatcatacatctgcactTTGTCACTTTCAATTGAGCTGCGTACTTTCGAGTTCTTACTTCTGGTCTTCAtttcgcaggcagggattagccttcttggcgaggtcaactagattagtgacacggttgataaccagaggagttgtggtgctaagattgcagggctAGGGTCTTTTGATTtgaagtcggatcggtgtgtcgtgCTCCATCAAAACcatagttatcatcacctgacagaagatcgggaaccccgtccccatcacccggcgcCCCACCTCCCCACTCGCGTATCATCCCCACACGCGGTCGCGGCCTCGTGGGCATCGTGGCGGCGTCGCGCCTCCCCAGTCCCCACTCACAGTCGCGGCTGGCGGCTCCTCAACTCGCGGTCGTAGCCAACGCCTTCCCACTCGCGGTCGTAGTAGCTCCTCCATTCGGCGGATCCTCCACTCGTGGGCGCGCCTCCCCACCGTCGTCCCCTCTCGCTCCTCCACTCACGATGTCACAGCTCCTCTACTCGCGGATTTGAAGCTCTGACCCAAGGCGCCATCCGATCCTCGCCACGCTGGTCGCTGTCTGCCCGTCTTCACCCCCAGGCCACTGTCATCTTCCCGGTTATGCGGGCATGCCCGCGGATAGCAGCCGTGGGTGCATAGTTCTGCTCGTGGCGGTTATCGAGTGCGGGCACAGAAATATTCTCATGGGTGCAGGTCTACGATACCTATATCCATGGGTAttttacccgttgccatctttgaACGGAAGGTAAATGATCGGGGAGAGGAAAGGATCCGAGTAACTTATCCGTGTGAGACGTATGATGTGGTGTATTTCATGGAACGCCAAAATTGTAATGGCACGTCTCAGAATAGATGAATTATAGTGGCACTACTACATAATCTATTTTTAGAGATGAAAAAAATATCATTTCTAGAGGTGGGCGGCACCCCTGCTTCTTGGTTCAGGTCACTGTTAACCATTGTTTTTAGAGGCAGCTATAATGCTCATCTTTGGAAATAGATTAAAAAACAAAAAGCCACAAGCTCGCCCATGAGTCCATTCTCGAGACCGTTACTAGGCCCACCATCATCGATATCGCCGAGCCCCCTCCTAGGCCCGCTGCTCGTCTCTGTCGCTGAGTTCGCTCCTAGGATAGCCACCATCACCGAGACACGCCACCTCACCATCGCCTtgcacacacagagagagaggtGGGGATGACAAAGACCAAGTCAAAGCCGAAGGAGATCTCGTGTACCACCTGGAAGAATGGAAGTTTGTCCGACACCACTCCTTAGCAAATCCACCAAATCCACTGGTTGGATCCACGAAGTTCACAAGGTGGACGCCTCACCCGCAACATCGAGGATGAGGTCACAATGGCCCCCGCAGCATGGAGGACGAGGTTGCACCACCCTGCACCATCGCAGATCTATGCCAATATCATGGCATCTCCACCGCATGGTGTCGACGTCAAAGACCATGAAGTACAGGGTGAAGTAGTTATAACTCGACAAATCCTACTCCCTCCTCAATGGATTGGGCCGTTGCTGCTAGATCACACGCCTCCAGAGGTCCACCAGGTCAAGGCAACTATGCATGGTGATGGCCGCCAGATCCCATGCCCTCCTTGACTGTCACTACTACCATTGAAATGATTTTAAGAGACAAACATTCTAATTAACAGAGGTGAGCAAAAAGAAAGGCGGTCTCAAAAATAACTAGTGATGTTTAGAGGTGGACATACCATTTTCAGAGACAGTCCGTCTCTAAAAATCATGTTAATAGAATGTTCACCAAGCCCATCATACGTTTCTGCATATATAAATATCCCTTTAGGGTTTCTTGTGTCTCCTCTCAGCCTCTCTCCCCCCTTGTCTCTCTCTATTCTCTCACCGACATGGTAGAGGAAGATTACTCAGTGgtcttgtcgaggtgtcatttcATCTCATGTATAGGCTGTGATATAAAAATGAGTggatttcgagcaagttgcgacgtccgatgcctaaaacccagacatcagatgtctgggttttaggcatcggacgtcgcaacttgctcgaaatccACTcatttttttatcacagcctatacatgagatgaaatgacacctcgacaagtttcgtgaatttcggacttcgtttccattttatataatttaaaaatactttacacgcaagttcctcgccgtgttccgtgaaaacgatgcgccaaatttggcatctgtcactggatacggtctcacaccacatgcaataccatgaatatgattttttgaatcactcaattccaatattcgatgcacctgcagttcaaatttgaattaccgggaagaattcaagtaaatgaaataaacttattaaatatagctaataaaataaaaaaagctcCAAATTTTAAATATGTCTTTTAAATATTATTGTTAGCCACCAGAAAAAAAttggaaaaaaaacaaaaaaaaattgtatttgccgagagcctcaaagggctctcggcaaagagttttttaaaaaaaaataaaaaacaactttgccgagagcccggatCTGGGCCCTCAGCAAAGGCCCAGTCCACATAGACCACTCACGGCCCAGTCAGCCTTTCCTCTCGCCCGCGCGCCCCGCACCCCCTTCCTCTCGCCGTCGCCGGTCCCCCGCGTCGCCGTAGcctctcccccgcccccgccccgtcACCGCGCCTCCGTAGCCCGCCCCCGCCCCATCCCCgcgccgccggagcagcagcCCGGCCCGCCGAGCGCCGTCATCGTCGGGGCCGCGTCGTCCCCCGCCTCGCCCGGTGGTCGGGCACCGCCGCGGCCCCCCGGCCACGCCGGCCGGTGGCCCACCCCCGCGGCCAGTGCGTCCCCGGCCGGCCCCGCGCACCCCCGGCCATGCCCGCCGGTGGCCCACCCCCGCGGCCAGCGCGGCCTCGGCCGGCCCCGCACGCCCCCAGCTGGCCCCGTGCGCCCCTGCCGGCCGTGCAGAGAGCAtttggaggaggaaggagaagaggaagggagaagagaggaggggagaaggaggggagaaggagaggccgACGACCGTCACGCCCCCGCGTCGTCGCGTCACGCCGAGCGGTCGTCGCCGTTTTCCCTGCGTCTAGCCGAAGACGGGGGTGATCCTGACTCCGCGTCGCCCGACTACACTGCCACGCAAGGTAAAGCCCCCCTCCCGCCTGTtgctggccttcgtgccatttcAGGATTAGTGGGCCTTCGTGCCTTTTGTGGatgtgttggccatcgtgccatatgtcgctgtgtcggccatcgtgccaaaATTGTGGATGTCAGCCATCGTGCCGTCTTTttccttgcaggttttggaagcctccccgtacaggggaggttctaccgAAATTTTAAACTTATaaattgtgtttcttgttttgcagAGAATAGCTcgacggaggggacccggagtaccCTGAGCGTCTTCCtttgggtctgcctgcaccgcgtcacctctccactccaccgccaccctaggtataagccCTTTGTCCGTAACCCTAGCTAGATCGCAAAAaccagttaggtgtctcccgtccgaaagagatacggtcgtaggtatgcggatctctgcatatctgcgaccgtatctgttttggattgtccacattatttagacagcccgcggatgcgtagatgatttAGTTTGTATGGTCCGGTCCGGTCCGAGATGgggtttcggcagcacctccctgttgttctccagatacacactctcccttctaggacgtgtatcgggagaacaacggggatgtgctgccgaaattctatctcggattggagcggagcatggaaactaacctcatctacgcatccgcgggtgggattaggatctatccctacctattagatagtaggcaaGCGGTGCATATGCTATTGATGGTTATATTACTTTGTTATATATATGGTAGATGATGGAtaaccgtgattggatgtacacgggccgccgtAGTCAGAATCAGGTCACTCGTGAATGGATACAGAAGACTGAGGATTTCTTGGACAAAGCATTTGGTGTGGGTGCTCAAGCAGCGACAGAGGTGtggtgtccctgcagcgaatGTGCAAACAAGAATAGGAAAATCAGGAAGGTCATTgaggaacatctttgcaagtttgggtttacgccagactatacccggtgggtgtgcCATGGTGAAGGCCATCGTATTAGAGATGAGGCATTGAGGCCACGCTTGGAGGGGTTTGATAGTGATGGCGGGGTACCAGACATGATGGATGACTTCCACCAAGCACACTTCGATGTATGATGTACGGACGAAATCGAGGAGCAGGAGCCAGAGGAAACCGCAAGGGCATTCTATCGCATGATGGAGTCGGCTAAGAGGCCCCTTCATGACAAGACAAATGTTTCTCAACTCGATGCCATTGGATGCTTAATGGGGTTAAAGTCCATGCATAACATGAGTCGAGACTGCTTCGATAGTATGCTGGCAGTTTTTGGGACCCTGCTTTCGGCAGATCACGCGCTGCCGAAGAACATGTACGAGTCAGTGAAGCTCCTCAAAgctcttaagatgccgtatgagcagatacacacTTGTGAGAACGGGTGCGTcctctttaggaaagaacacgcggaagcagaagaagcagcttggaatccccatgaaagtcctacagtaccttccgttcataccaagactccaacggctattcatgagcgaggagtccgcgaaacagatgacatggcataaaaatGGTATCCGAtacaatcctaacaagatggtacatccatcagatggtgaagcatggcaaaCATTTGATGGCATTTATGCTgacaaagctctagaggctcataATGTGCGTGTTGCGtttgcaacagatgggttcaatccttttggaatgatggcggccccatacacttgttggccaatcttcgttatccccctcaatctcccccctcgGTGTCCTTCTTCAAcgtcagaacatattcttgtcgctgATAATTCTTGGTCACCCGGGGAaacatatgggtgtgttcatggagcctttgaTTGATGAGTTGATCAGTGCATGGGATCacggggtactgacatacgaccatgctacaaagaggaacttcacaatgcacgtttggtaccactactcgatGCATGACTTTTTGGCGTATGGtctattctgcgcctggtgtgtccacaggaagttcccatgcccggtatgcaaggcagCTCTACAGTTCATTAGGTTGAAGAGTGGTGTCAAGTTTtcctcgttcgacaaacatcgacaattcctccctcttgaccatgcattcatacgagacattaagaactttacgaaaggtgtcgtagtgacagaccctgaACTGCAGAAGATGATTGGCGCCGAGGTTCTTGCTCAGATAGATGGTCTTGTCGCCAAGGAAGACGGAGTTGGTTTCGTGGGGTATGGTgttcaacatatgtggactcataagtcaggcttggagaggcttccctattttaagCACCTGgccctgccacataacattgatgtaatgcacactgagaagaatgtcgccgaagctctctgggcaacactcatggacactgacaagtcaaaggacaaccctaaggctagagcggACCTAGCAAGGCTATGCGATAGACCACACCTAGAGATGCGACCACCAAGAgccggcaagacatggagaaggcctaggggcgattacgtcttggaaaagaagcacaggacggtTGTAGTCCAATGGATCAAGGACTTAATGTTTCCTGATGGGTTTGCAGCGAATCTTAAGAGGGGGGCCAACCCATCTactggccgagtcttagggatgaagagtcacgacttccacatatggattgagcgccttcttccatcgatggttcgaggcttcatccctgagcatgtctgggtcgtgctggcagagttgagctatttcttccgccagctttgtgccaaggagttatctcaaaACGTGGTGGCTGACTTGGAAAAAAGAGCCCCTGAGTtgatctgtaagttggagaagatatttccacccggcttcttcttgtcgatgcagcatttgattgtgcacctcccgtacaAGGCACGAATGGGGAGCCCGTGCAGAACcgctggtgctatccaatcgagagatgtctaaagactattcgcaagaaatgttgaaataaagccagaattgaggcttccatggcAGAGGCGTTCATTaacgaggaggtgtcaaacttcacaacaacatactataagggcaaccttcctagcgtgcataatcgacCGGCTCATTACAATGAGGACGAAAATAAATCTACCCTCAGCCTTTTGAAAGGGTCACTcggtatcgctttcacacaacaagctacgagcagagtcggccgcaTCGAAGGACCACAAATACCAGAGTTATGACGCCCGGAACTGATGGCAAGGACTATTATGGGAtacttgaagaaatatacgaactccagTTTCGTGGAGCCGGACCATTtagtcctgtcatattcaaatgccggtGGTTTGATC is part of the Miscanthus floridulus cultivar M001 chromosome 9, ASM1932011v1, whole genome shotgun sequence genome and encodes:
- the LOC136481307 gene encoding uncharacterized protein — its product is MASSSTHSFLLLFPLLLLLSTVVDSGSAPTPAPAATAEKYQKWCQVASDSQSCIKVIESIPGIQEVDYNNAGKVADLCMHFAANKTTEAKGAADTLLAAAKGKPSSCLKACATNIKSMAEVLVNLPAGQDDMNAYLTFKDVRAKFKDEKPPACEKDCWNKTSSSSADETGIVDKFHDIWNVAKVGNMQINYIFPWPDSDDDDNIL